The proteins below are encoded in one region of Erinaceus europaeus chromosome 15, mEriEur2.1, whole genome shotgun sequence:
- the LOC132532408 gene encoding zinc finger and SCAN domain-containing protein 30-like isoform X2 — protein MRGREKREGRENHCSAQTYGGNSGTSDGKLLDDIELTTKQEIIECVASVAMISPGRLPEETHLGQINEEVLEGLNSFERLKENAESNLSQFSSHGSYFSMATLNERTSTETSTLGCNESEGSFSQNSNISLQKIHTGRKLYECFHCGKAFCQRSKMIRHQRIHTGEKPYACKECGKAFCWSSDLVRHQRIHTGEKPYECCDCGKAFRGSSELIRHQRIHTGEKPYECDECGKAFSRNSVLIQHKKIHIGDKGYECAGYGKTSGRNFILTEHEKIHTRETPYECSECGRFFNQISALTQHQRVHTDEKPFECSECRKTFRYRSSFMQHQRTHIRVTICG, from the exons atgagagggagagagaaaagagagggaagagagaatcactgttcagctcagacATATGGTGgaaactctggaacctcag ATGGCAAGCTGCTGGATGACATAGAATTGACAACAAAGCAAGAAATTATTGAATGTGTTGCCTCAGTGGCCATGATATCCCCAGGAAGACTCCCAGAGGAAACTCATTTAGGACAGATCAATGAAGAAGTTTTGGAAGGCCTAAACAGCTTTGAAAGGTTGAAAGAAAATGCTGAAAGTAACTTAAGTCAGTTCTCTTCCCATGGAAGCTATTTTAGCATGGCAACCCTAAATGAGAGAACTTCTACAGAAACAAGTACCCTTGGATGTAATGAgagtgaaggaagtttcagtcagAACTCAAATATATCACTACAGAAAATTCACACTGGGCGAAAGCTCTATGAGTGCTTTCACTGTGGGAAAGCCTTTTGCCAGAGATCAAAGATGATAAGACATCAGAGAATTCAtactggagagaaaccttatgcaTGTAAAGAATGTGGCAAAGCCTTTTGTTGGAGTTCAGACCTTGTTAGACATCAAAGAATACATACTGGTGAAAAACCATATGAATGTTGTGACTGTGGCAAAGCATTCCGGGGCAGTTCAGAGCTTATTAGGCATCAGAGaattcacactggagagaaaccttatgaatgtgaTGAATGTGGGAAAGCTTTCAGCAGAAACTCAGTCCTTATTCAGCATAAAAAAATTCACATTGGAGACAAAGGATATGAATGTGCTGGATATGGCAAGACTTCTGGTAGAAATTTTATTCTTACTGAACATGAAAAAATTCACACTAGAGAGACACCCTATGAATGCAGTGAATGTGGAAGATTCTTCAATCAAATCTCAGCCCTCACCCAGCACCAAAGGGTTCACACAGATGAGAAGCCCTTTGAATGTAGTGAATGTAGGAAAACATTTAGATATAGGTCAAGCTTTATGCAGCATCAAAGAACTCACATCAGAGTTACAATCTGTGGGTAA